The uncultured Dysgonomonas sp. genome contains the following window.
TTATATAGAATCATTCTTTATAAAGTGCAAATTACGCTATAAATTATGTTATTAACAAATGTTATTGAACATAAAGAATGTCAATAAAAGATAATATCTTTATCTATGTGTTTTGAGAACAATATTTGTACTAGTTTTGTTTAGCAAATGGAATACAAGAGGAATAATGATAAATGGGATAAAACACGAATGTGCGAATTCTTGAATTGAGGAAAAAGAACACGTTTACCTGTTTACTTATCAACTTGTATTTAAAACTTGTAACTCGTTATTTATGATCAACTTTAAACAAATTACACTATCAGATAAAAAAGAAATAGATGCCTGTTTTTCCGGAAATATTTATCGTGCCTGTGACTTTTGCTTTGCTAACCTGTTTGCATGGAATGCTAAGTTTAAGACAATGTATGCTGTAGAGCATCGTACGATATTTCTTCGTTTTCAGGATTCTGACGGGCAGCTCTATTATATGATGCCGATAGGCAAAATGCCTCTAAAAGACGCTTTTGAATTAATAATGAAAGATGCGGAGGACAACAGGATTCCTTTTCAAATGAAGGGGATTACATTCCGAATGTGGGAGAATATACAGAAAGAGATGCCTGATAAGTTCCGTTACCTTCCCGACAGGAATAATGATGAATATATCTATTTGTCTGAGAAGCTAATAAAGCTGTCGGGTAAAAAGCTGCAAAGTAAACGCAATCATATCAACCGCTTTAAAGCGGATAATCCGGATTGGGAATATTTTCCATTGACCTCTAAGAAAGAGTTGGGCGAATGTGTGCGAATGCTTGACGAGTGGGAGGAGAAATCAACCTCTGCTATTAATATAACCCAACGTTACGATTATATAGCGACAAGACTAATGCTTGAGCATTTTGAATACCTACAACTGCGTGGAGGTGCTGTGCGTGTGAATGGGCGGATTGTGGCTTTTACAATAGGAGAACCGCTGACTGAGGATTCATTTGTGGTACATGTTGAAAAAGCATTTGGTGATATGAATGGTGCTTATACTATCATCAATCAACAGTTTATTGAGCACGAAGCTTCGGAATTTATGTATATCAACAGAGAGGAAGATATGGGGCTGGACAATTTGCGTAAAGCCAAGATGTCTTACTATCCGGATATTCTTCTAGAGGAAGGTATGCTGATACCGAAGGTATAAGTTAGCCCCCTAATCCCCCGGAGGGGGACTCGCAGAGAGGGTAAGTAAGAAATTATGAATTTGAAAAAAGTTGTCAACTTTTGATAAATAATAAGCTTTAAGTGATAGGTAATGATTTGTTTATGTGATATAGTTAAAATACCCCCTCCGGGGGTTAGGGGGCCCAGATGATACAATTTGCAAATGAACATACAATGCCGCTGGTTCGTCAGATGTGGAAAACATGCTTTGGCGATGATGACGATTTTTTAGATATCCTCTTCAATTACAAATACAGGAATGAAAATACACTGATATACTTTGATGGGGATACCGCTGTTGCTTCTTTGCAAATGCTGCCTTATACAATTACGTTTTACGGGGAAGAAATTTCCTTTGCCTATTTGGCTGGATTGTGTACCCTTCCTGAATACCGCAGAAGGGGGTACATGGATCAGTTGATACATAGAGCGCATGATGTGATCGGAGAGAGAGGGATACCCTTATCTGTTCTTGTGCCGGCAGAGGATTGGCTATATGGTTTTTATGAAAAATATGGTTATGAGAAAGTATTTGAAAAGGGTACCGTCCCGTTATATCCGTTACAGAAGATACTGGAAGATAATCCTGATATAACCGAGGCATATAAAGTGTACGACGCATTATTTCGCAATAAAGATTTTTGTGTGCAGAAAACATTTACGGATTTTAAAGCCATAGTAGAAGAGCAAATCATCGACGGATTTCCGGAAAAGTATGACATTTCCGGAATGGCTCGGATAATGGATATAGATTACCTATATGGTTTGTATTCACAAAAGAATCCTCATGCCGGTATAGAGATAAAAGATATACGTTTTCTTTGTCGTCTGTTGTTCGGTTATAAAACAGATGAACTGGATGAACCCTTCAGAAGCTTATTCCCGTTGCATCATCCAGTAATGAACCAGATGCTCGAATAAAAGATTTTTTAAGAACACCGGAATGATTTTTAGGACGGATTCTGAAAGAAATCTACTATCTTTGGTACTTGATTTTTAATGCTGTATCCTGTTTATGGAAAATTTTACAATAAAAGATATTATTGATATCCTGTTGGTTGCAACAGTGATGTATCAATTGTATCGAATTGTATCGAGGTCCGGAACAGGTGCTATCTTTAAAGGTGTTTTGGCGTTTATAGTCCTATGGGTACTTATTTCGCAGGTATTACAGATGCGGCTGATGGGAGCTATCCTCGACAAGTTTACTGACTTCGGGCTATTTGTTCTTATCATTATCTTTCAGGATGAAATAAAGCGATTTCTTATCTCTCTTGGATCGAACCGTACATTCCGATTTATAACCAAAATATTCAGGTCGAAAGATGTCGGAGAGTTAAATGATTCTGTCATAACCTCTCTTGTGCTGGCCTGTATGAATATGGCTAAAACATATACCGGAGCTCTGATTGTGATAGAGCAGGAGATAAAACTTGGTAACTTTGCCGACACCGGGGAGGCGATGGATGCTGATATAAGTACCCGCCTTATTGAGAATATTTTCTTCAAAAATACACCTTTGCACGACGGTGCGATGATTATAGGAGGTAACAGGATTAAGGCGGCAGGATGTATTCTTCCGGTAGCCCAGAATCATGATATTCCAAAATCTTTCGGATTAAGGCACAGGGCGGCTATAGGTATATCGCAGGAAACCGATGCTAAAGTAATTGTGGTATCGGAAGAGCGCGGTAAGATTTCGTTTGTGAGTCAGGGTAAAATTGAGGCAAATATACCCCCTGAGAAGTTACAGGAGCTTCTTATAGGAACCATGCGCAAGAAGAAGAAAACGAAAATGACGGGCAGTTAATTTATTAATAGGAATAAAATAAAAGGGCGTAAAAGTAGATACTTTTACGCCTTATATTTTTCGGGCTATTGTACGTTAATCAAACTCTCCCGGATTATCAGGAATTATATCTATCAGATATATCTTAAATCTGAGTGCAGTATAAGCCGGAATTTTCACATAACCATTCGAGTCATACTGGGCAGTTGTACCATATCCAAGCTGGTAAGGGATAATTACCTCAACCTGATCCCCTTTATGCATATGTTGTAGCATTGTCCTGAATCCATCGATATGATTGGCTACCCGGCCGCGCATAATGTATCCGTTGTTGTCGCTCTGGAACACTGATTTTGTCCCATCTTGCAAGAGGAAAAGACCTTCGCAGCGATAAGCTACACTATCTGTAAAATATGGAGTTCCGGCATCTGTGATTTTAGTGGAAACAGTTTTAGTTATTTCTGTATCATAATCATCTATATATTTGAAGTATATAGTGCCATTTTTACTTTCCGATTCACGGGACTGATATACCGATTTATCGATATCCGCGATTTGCTTTTCATTATATGCTTTCCATTCTTCATCTATCACGACATCATTGTCGGTGCTACATGAAATACAGAATGCCAGCGAGCAGAATATGGCGATTAAAGCAAATAGTTTTTTATTCATATTTATATTGTTTTCAATAAGTTCCTCATACTTACTTTGTCGGCTATTATATCAGCCAGTTTGTCTATGGCTACGCGCTCCTGTTTCATAGTGTCGCGATAGCGGATTGTGACAGTATTGTCCTCCAGCGACTGATGGTCTACCGTTACGCAATAAGGAGTACCAATAGCATCCTGACGGCGGTAACGTTTACCGATACTGTCTTTTTCGTCATACTGGCATTTGAAATCGAATTTCAGATTATCGATTATTTCCTGAGCCTTCTCCGGTAGTCCGTCTTTCTTTATCAAAGGCAGTACAGCCAGCTTGATTGGAGCTAATGCTGCCGGTAGCTTTAATACCACACGGCTTTCACCACCCTCCAGTTCTTCTTCGCAATATGCTGCTGACATAGTAGATAAGAACATGCGGTCGACACCGATTGACGTTTCAATAACGTAAGGTGTATACGATTTATTGAGTTCAGGGTCGAAATATTGTAATTTTTTACCTGAATACTGTTCATGGCTGCTCAGGTCGAAGTCGGTACGGGAATGAATTCCCTCTACTTCTTTGAACCCGAACGGCATTTCAAATTCGATGTCGGTAGCGGCATTTGCATAGTGTGCCAACTTATCGTGATCGTGGAAACGGTATTTGTGATCTCCGTATCCAAGTGCCTTGTGCCATTTCATACGGGTTTCTTTCCATTTGGCAAACCATTCCAGTTCTTCTCCCGGACGAACAAAGAATTGCATTTCCATCTGTTCGAATTCGCGCATACGGAAGATAAACTGGCGTGCAACTATCTCGTTGCGGAATGCTTTACCTATCTGTGCTATACCAAACGGTATCTTCATCCTTCCTGTTTTTTGCACATTCAGGAAGTTTACAAAGATACCCTGTGCCGTTTCGGGGCGCAGGTATACTTTCATTGCACCATCGGCGGTAGAGCCCATTTCGGTGGCAAACATCAGGTTGAACTGGCGCACATCGGTCCAGTTGCGTGTTCCGCTGATAGGATCTACTATCTCGCAATCGATGATAATCTGGCGGAGTTCCTCCAGGTTACTATCGTTCAATGCTTTTGCAAAGCGGGTATGTACCTCGTCACGTTTTGCCTGATTTTCGAGTATACGCGGGTTTGTCTGGCGAAACATGGCTTCATCGAAGCTGTCGCCGAATCTTTTTGCCGCTTTCTCTACTTCTTTGTTTATCTTATCGTCGATCTTTGCCATATACTCTTCTATGAGCACGTCGGCACGATAACGTTTTTTACTGTCTTTGTTGTCTATCAAAGGATCGTTGAAGGCATCTACATGTCCCGAAGCTTTCCAGATTGTGGGGTGCATAAAGATGGCGGAGTCGATACCTACTACATTCTCGTGTAGCAAGACCATGCTGTCCCACCAATATTTCTTAATGTTGTTTTTCAGCTCTACGCCCATCTGCCCATAATCGTACACGGCGCTTAAACCATCATATATTTCGCTGGACTGAAATACAAAACCATACTCTTTGCAGTGTGAAACTATCTTCTTAAAAACATCTTCTGACATATCCCTTCAACTCGTTTTATGTTTGTTTTATATGTAATTGAATAAGTTGCACAAAGTAAACACTTTTTTTTGATATAGAAGGGCGTAGCATATCACTTATAGAATAATTAAAGATTGAATATTATGATTTTTTATTAAGCTTAGATTATATGTATTGTAATTCTATAGGATGAGATGATTGGAATATCCTTTAATAAGGCATTTTTAAACTAATTTACTCTGCATAATGTTTAATCATCATAAATAATAAATATATGAACAATGAAAAACGGCAATGTCTCAATTGCGGGAATGAGGTAACAGATAATTATTGCAGTATATGCGGACAATCGGTGCATACATCGCGAATTACACCTCTCCATCTTGTTGAGGAATTGCAATATGGACTACTACATATAAATAAGGGATTGCTCTATACCGTAAAGGAGCTTCTTGTCAGGCCGGGAACCACAATGAAAAATTATCTGGCAGGCAAAAGGGTGAAGTATATGAAGCCATTCCTATTCCTTATTATATGGGGTGCGGTCTATAGCCTTGTTTTTCATTTCTTCCATTTTTTTCCAATGAAGGAAATGAATAACCCGGACAATGAGGTTCTGCGATATATACCACTTTATGACTGGTATTCGAG
Protein-coding sequences here:
- a CDS encoding phosphatidylglycerol lysyltransferase domain-containing protein, with protein sequence MINFKQITLSDKKEIDACFSGNIYRACDFCFANLFAWNAKFKTMYAVEHRTIFLRFQDSDGQLYYMMPIGKMPLKDAFELIMKDAEDNRIPFQMKGITFRMWENIQKEMPDKFRYLPDRNNDEYIYLSEKLIKLSGKKLQSKRNHINRFKADNPDWEYFPLTSKKELGECVRMLDEWEEKSTSAINITQRYDYIATRLMLEHFEYLQLRGGAVRVNGRIVAFTIGEPLTEDSFVVHVEKAFGDMNGAYTIINQQFIEHEASEFMYINREEDMGLDNLRKAKMSYYPDILLEEGMLIPKV
- a CDS encoding GNAT family N-acetyltransferase encodes the protein MIQFANEHTMPLVRQMWKTCFGDDDDFLDILFNYKYRNENTLIYFDGDTAVASLQMLPYTITFYGEEISFAYLAGLCTLPEYRRRGYMDQLIHRAHDVIGERGIPLSVLVPAEDWLYGFYEKYGYEKVFEKGTVPLYPLQKILEDNPDITEAYKVYDALFRNKDFCVQKTFTDFKAIVEEQIIDGFPEKYDISGMARIMDIDYLYGLYSQKNPHAGIEIKDIRFLCRLLFGYKTDELDEPFRSLFPLHHPVMNQMLE
- the cdaA gene encoding diadenylate cyclase CdaA, producing the protein MENFTIKDIIDILLVATVMYQLYRIVSRSGTGAIFKGVLAFIVLWVLISQVLQMRLMGAILDKFTDFGLFVLIIIFQDEIKRFLISLGSNRTFRFITKIFRSKDVGELNDSVITSLVLACMNMAKTYTGALIVIEQEIKLGNFADTGEAMDADISTRLIENIFFKNTPLHDGAMIIGGNRIKAAGCILPVAQNHDIPKSFGLRHRAAIGISQETDAKVIVVSEERGKISFVSQGKIEANIPPEKLQELLIGTMRKKKKTKMTGS
- a CDS encoding FKBP-type peptidyl-prolyl cis-trans isomerase, with amino-acid sequence MNKKLFALIAIFCSLAFCISCSTDNDVVIDEEWKAYNEKQIADIDKSVYQSRESESKNGTIYFKYIDDYDTEITKTVSTKITDAGTPYFTDSVAYRCEGLFLLQDGTKSVFQSDNNGYIMRGRVANHIDGFRTMLQHMHKGDQVEVIIPYQLGYGTTAQYDSNGYVKIPAYTALRFKIYLIDIIPDNPGEFD
- a CDS encoding glycine--tRNA ligase, whose amino-acid sequence is MSEDVFKKIVSHCKEYGFVFQSSEIYDGLSAVYDYGQMGVELKNNIKKYWWDSMVLLHENVVGIDSAIFMHPTIWKASGHVDAFNDPLIDNKDSKKRYRADVLIEEYMAKIDDKINKEVEKAAKRFGDSFDEAMFRQTNPRILENQAKRDEVHTRFAKALNDSNLEELRQIIIDCEIVDPISGTRNWTDVRQFNLMFATEMGSTADGAMKVYLRPETAQGIFVNFLNVQKTGRMKIPFGIAQIGKAFRNEIVARQFIFRMREFEQMEMQFFVRPGEELEWFAKWKETRMKWHKALGYGDHKYRFHDHDKLAHYANAATDIEFEMPFGFKEVEGIHSRTDFDLSSHEQYSGKKLQYFDPELNKSYTPYVIETSIGVDRMFLSTMSAAYCEEELEGGESRVVLKLPAALAPIKLAVLPLIKKDGLPEKAQEIIDNLKFDFKCQYDEKDSIGKRYRRQDAIGTPYCVTVDHQSLEDNTVTIRYRDTMKQERVAIDKLADIIADKVSMRNLLKTI
- a CDS encoding DUF3667 domain-containing protein, translated to MNNEKRQCLNCGNEVTDNYCSICGQSVHTSRITPLHLVEELQYGLLHINKGLLYTVKELLVRPGTTMKNYLAGKRVKYMKPFLFLIIWGAVYSLVFHFFHFFPMKEMNNPDNEVLRYIPLYDWYSSHYSIVMLLTLPFFALSTYFLFYKSRYNYIEHLVVFSYINGAKTIILLLFYPLIYITKSTEVYHIVHIIATVYVIWGVSQFFKTSSWLKATGKVVLAMILAFLLITVIFTIAFEVLEYYDIRL